A window of the Serratia sarumanii genome harbors these coding sequences:
- a CDS encoding MurR/RpiR family transcriptional regulator, which produces MNFKQVFSQAELSKTDLTILHCILDNPDACIDDGIRAVSARCYSSPSTLVRLAKKLGFRGYLELVYFIKFNLTMAPAYQAERATPAVPPAQFLDLLDSGKILIHGSGFSQLVAQYMYNKFMTLGVDSYLSLWPDFDILDRETRFRFDMVIVISKSGNSGSALSWSEAVKRNRILLAAFCGDGDSPLAQQADMTFLFEDRQKYDHDIYYPNPFFGHCLLGFENVITAWFERRGR; this is translated from the coding sequence ATGAATTTCAAACAGGTCTTCAGCCAGGCGGAGCTCAGCAAGACGGATCTGACGATTTTGCACTGCATTCTCGATAATCCGGACGCCTGCATCGACGACGGCATCCGCGCGGTGTCCGCACGCTGCTACAGTTCCCCCTCGACGCTGGTGCGGCTGGCTAAAAAGCTGGGCTTTCGCGGCTATCTCGAACTGGTCTATTTCATCAAATTCAACCTGACGATGGCGCCGGCCTATCAGGCGGAGCGCGCTACGCCGGCGGTACCGCCGGCGCAGTTTCTCGATCTGCTCGACAGCGGCAAGATCCTGATCCACGGCAGCGGTTTTTCGCAATTGGTGGCGCAGTATATGTACAACAAGTTTATGACGCTGGGCGTAGACAGTTACCTGTCGCTGTGGCCGGATTTCGACATTCTTGACCGTGAGACGCGCTTTCGCTTCGATATGGTGATCGTGATTTCAAAGTCGGGCAACAGCGGCTCGGCGCTGAGCTGGAGCGAGGCGGTGAAGCGTAACCGCATCCTGTTGGCGGCCTTCTGCGGCGACGGCGACAGCCCGCTGGCGCAGCAGGCCGACATGACCTTTCTGTTTGAGGACCGGCAAAAATACGATCACGATATCTACTATCCCAATCCGTTTTTCGGCCACTGTCTGTTGGGATTCGAGAATGTGATCACCGCCTGGTTTGAACGACGCGGCCGCTGA
- the potD gene encoding spermidine/putrescine ABC transporter substrate-binding protein PotD — protein MKKWSHLLAAGMMALSICSANASDGKTLYFYNWTEYVPPGLLEQFTKETGIKVIYSTYESNESMYAKLKTYKDGAYDLVVPSTYFIAKMSKEGMLQKIDKSKLSHFKDLDPTLLNKPFDPNNDYSIPYIWGATAIGVNSDEQDPSTVTAWADLWQPQYKGRLLLTDDAREVFQMALLKLGYSGNTTDPKEIEAAYHELQKLMPNVLAFNSDNPGNPFMEGEVNVGMVWNGSAFVARQAGTPLEIVWPKEGGIFWMDSLAIPANARNVEGALKLIDFLLRPEIAVQVAETIGYPTPNLAAKKLLSPEIANDKSLYPDKAVIEHGEWQNDVGDASTLYESYFQKLKAGR, from the coding sequence ATGAAAAAGTGGTCACATCTGCTCGCAGCCGGGATGATGGCGCTGAGTATCTGCTCTGCAAACGCCTCTGACGGCAAAACACTGTATTTCTATAACTGGACTGAATACGTCCCGCCGGGGCTGCTGGAGCAGTTCACCAAGGAAACCGGCATCAAGGTGATTTATTCCACCTATGAATCCAACGAAAGTATGTACGCCAAGCTGAAGACCTATAAAGACGGCGCGTACGATCTGGTGGTGCCTTCCACGTACTTCATCGCCAAGATGAGCAAGGAAGGCATGCTGCAAAAAATCGACAAGAGCAAGCTCAGCCACTTCAAGGATCTCGATCCTACCCTGCTGAACAAGCCGTTCGATCCCAACAACGACTACTCCATCCCCTACATCTGGGGCGCTACCGCCATCGGCGTCAACAGCGACGAACAGGATCCCTCTACCGTTACCGCCTGGGCCGATCTGTGGCAGCCGCAGTACAAGGGCCGCCTGCTGCTGACCGACGACGCGCGCGAAGTGTTCCAGATGGCGCTGCTCAAGCTGGGCTATTCCGGCAACACCACCGACCCGAAAGAGATCGAAGCCGCCTATCACGAACTGCAGAAATTGATGCCGAACGTGCTGGCCTTCAACTCCGACAACCCGGGCAACCCGTTTATGGAAGGGGAAGTCAACGTCGGTATGGTGTGGAACGGTTCGGCCTTCGTGGCGCGCCAGGCCGGCACGCCGCTGGAGATCGTCTGGCCGAAGGAAGGCGGGATCTTCTGGATGGACAGCCTGGCCATTCCGGCCAACGCGCGCAACGTCGAGGGGGCGCTGAAGCTGATAGACTTCCTGCTGCGGCCGGAAATCGCGGTGCAGGTGGCGGAAACCATCGGTTACCCGACGCCGAACCTGGCGGCGAAGAAACTGCTGTCGCCGGAGATCGCCAACGACAAGTCCCTCTACCCGGACAAGGCGGTGATTGAGCACGGCGAGTGGCAAAACGACGTCGGCGACGCCAGCACGCTGTATGAAAGCTACTTCCAAAAGCTGAAAGCCGGGCGCTAA